The region CTTCCTGGTGCTGCCCCCAGATCGACAACCGTCATGCCTGGCTTGATGATGCCGTATTTTTCCTGAATCTCAAGAAGTTTATATGCAGCACGTGCCCGATAACCTTCTTTTTGCGCTTTCTTCACATAAAAGTCATCGAGATGCTCTCTCATCCACGCACGACTACTTTTGGATAACTTCTGGTTGGTAATGCGTGTTGCCATAACTCTCTAAATAAAAAAAACTTCCAATTATTAATTGTACGTGAAAAACACATGATTTGCAGTATTGATCTGTATCTAAATCTAAGTCAGTTGGTTGGATTTTTTATGTGATGGCGCCGATTATTTCCTGAGAATTTAAAGCGTTTGTTTTTTGCTTTTGCTATACTAAGCCGTTTTAAAAATCAGGTTATCTCTCATGGCGTCTTTATCTATTCAGGAACGTAAACGTTTACGTCAAATCGGACATGCATTAAACCCAGTGGTAATGCTTGGTGACAAAGGCCTGACTGAAAACGTGATCGAAGAACTTGAGCGTGCGCTGAACGACCACGAACTGATTAAAGTGAAAGTTGTGGCTGAAGATCGTGAAGCACGTGCTGTTCTCATTACTGAAATCGTTGAAGCAACAGGTGCTGAAATCGTACAAACCATTGGTAAAATTGCGTTGCTTTACAAGAAAGCGCCGAAACAGAACCAAAAACTGTCTAACCTTGTTCGCTTTGCGCACTTGTCTAACTAAGTTCAGGATCTATGGCTAGTTACGAACTGAATGCATTTGATCGTCGTTTTCAGGCGATCTCGCTGGTTGGCGCGATTGAACAACAAGGCCCATCTACATTGAATGTGGGTTTTTGGCTCCGCGATCCGAACCAGTATGTGCTTTGGCCTGAACTGGTCGCAGCACACCCCCGTCAGGATTTCCTCTGGGAACAGACGTGTTTTGAAATTTTTATTGGGGTAAAGGACGAAGATTTTTATCGCGAGATTAATCTCTCTCCTTCTCAGGCCTGGCAGGCCTATCAGTTTGAAGAATACCGTTATCCGGAAGAAATGCCTCCTCAAGCGGCTTATGATATCGACCTGAACCAGCTCAAGCGAACCCATTATGGACTTAACGTCAGTCTGGATCTAACCGATTTCATGGCACTGAACAAGCTAAAATGGGCTGATCTGTTCCTTGGTCTGTCTGCTGTATTGAAAACTTCTCAAGGCGATCAATACTATGCCATGCATCACAGTAGTCCAGAGGCAGACTTCCATAACAAGCGTGACTGGTTGCATGTGTTCTAGGATTTAAATCCTATCCTGTAACATACAGGTAACGAAAATATAAAAAACGTGAGGCCCATCGGTCTCACGTTTTTATTTTGCCTTAATTAAGGGTAAATGGATTAGTGATGTAGTTTTGCATTTCTCTGTACTGCTGTCACAGCAGCATAAAAGATCAGAATCATAGTAATCGTAATAATGGAAATTGCGGCCTGTAAAACACTGAGATAACTTAAACTCAGTATTACCATAGCAAGATAGGCTAGACGGCTTTTCCAGGTCTCAAGATTCAGAACCATGATCAAGGCGATTAGCAATATTGCCGCAATAAGATGATGTTACATCATGACCCCCTATTTTTGTTTTATGAGTCAGTGTTGCGCCCAACGCAAAAGGAGAACTGATCTGTTCCCCATTGGCTGCTTTTTTTTGTTTTGTTGCTTATTTAACTTTTTAGATCAGTTTCTTTTTCTTCGTTTTCTCCTTTTACAACGACGGGTTTAACTTTTTTCAAAACTTCAATCGTACTGTCTTTAGAGCGTTTTAGGGTATCTGCCAGATGATCCTTATGCTTGGTCGAAATCTGGGTAACATCTTCTTTTAATTCTTTACCAAGTTTCGATAGATCATCAATCACCGCATTAAATTCGGTTTTTATAAAGCTGGTCAGTTCATTCAACTCTTTTTGTGAACCAAATAACTGCTCTTTCAGGGTGTCAATGCGCTGTAGCAAATCCTGCTTAAACTGGGTCAGCTGATCAGTCACAGTATTGCTGAGTTTTTTTACTTCAGCTTCAATATTTTCTTTGCTTTCGCCAAGCGTTTCCACTGCCTGCTCTTTCGCCTCTATTGCTGCTTTTTCAAGCTGCTCGGCAGATTCAGTGACAACGACATTCAGATTTTTTTTAGATGTTGTAGTTTTAGTTGTGGTAGCCATGTCTTTTGCCTTTAGTTATGTTTTGACGATTTCATATTAGTAAATTCGATAAAATTTAAGACTTGATTTGTCTGACAATTATTAAATGGTTACATTTTTCAACATTGATCATGAAACAGACTTTCAAGCAAAAAGCAAGCCATTTATCTCATACTTTTGCAGCAAAGCTATTGGACTTAGCAGGTGTTACTGCGTATAATGCCGTGTTAAGTTCAAGCGAGCAGACATAGGAGGGTAGGTTTAAAAATTAACCTTCCTTTTTTTTCGTCTACTCGCTTTTTTACAGCCTAAATTTCAGGAGCTTTGGTTTGAGCACCCCAGCAATTTTAGCCCTTGCCGACGGAACTATCTTTAAAGGTACTTCGATTGGCGCATCGGGTTGTACGACTGGTGAAGTCGTTTTCAACACTGCCATGACTGGCTATCAAGAAATTTTGACTGATCCAAGTTATGCACAGCAGCTTGTAACTTTAACTTACCCACATATCGGTAATACGGGTTGCAACGAAGAAGACGCAGAATCAGGTCGTATTCATAAAGTATGGGCAAACGGTTTAATTATCCGTGACCTTCCTTTATTACACAGTAACTTCCGTGCTGAACAATCACTAGGTGAATATCTAGAACAGCACAATGTAGTGGCTATTGCTGACATCGACACGCGACGACTCACTCGAATTTTGCGTGATAAAGGTGCACAAAACGGTTGTATCCTTGCAGGCGAAAACATCACTGAAGAAGAAGCACTTGAAAAAGCACGTGCATTCGGTGGTCTGAATGGTTTAGACCTTGCAAAAGAATGCTGTGATCCTGAAGGTTTTGAATGGACTGAAGGTTCATGGACTTTAGGTAAAGGCTTCGCTCAACCAGAATTTAAATTCCATGTTGTTGCATACGATTACGGTGTCAAAACCAACATCCTACGTATGCTTGCAGACCGCGGTTGTAAATTGACTGTGGTACCTGCGCAAACTCCTGCTGCTGACGTACTTGCACTGAATCCAGATGGCGTATTCTTATCGAACGGCCCTGGCGATCCAGCTGCATGTGACTACGCAATTGAAGCTGTAAAAACAATTGTAGAAGATGCCCGCAACGTACCAGTATTTGGTATTTGCCTGGGTCACCAGATTCTTGCGCTTGCAAGCGGTGCTAAGACTGTGAAAATGCCTCATGGTCACCACGGTGCCAACCATCCTGTACAGAACATTGAAACTGGTACAGTGATGATTACTTCTCAAAACCACGGCTTCGCAGTGGATGAAAGCACCTTGCCTGCGGCATTGCGTGTGACTCATCGTTCACTGTTTGATGGTACCAACCAGGGTATCCATCGCACAGACAAACCTGCATTCAGCTTCCAGGGTCACCCTGAAGCAAGCCCTGGTCCACATGACTGCGCACCATTGTTCGATCATTTCATCGAACTTATCGAAGCATCTAAGAAGTAATTAAGGAAGCATCATGGCTAAACGTACAGACATTAAAAGCATCTTAATTATCGGTGCTGGTCCTATTGTGATTGGTCAGGCGTGTGAGTTTGACTATTCAGGCGCGCAAGCGTGTAAAGCGCTTCGTGAAGAAGGCTACCGTGTTATTTTGGTCAACTCTAACCCGGCAACCATTATGACTGACCCTGCAATGGCAGATGCAACGTATATCGAACCGATTACTTGGCAGACTGTTGCAGCAATCATTGAGAAAGAACGTCCAGACGCAGTTCTTCCTACAATGGGTGGTCAAACTGCATTGAACTGTGCCCTTGCCCTTGATGAGCACGGCATTTTAGAAAAATACAATGTTGAACTGATCGGTGCGACTAAAGAAGCGATTGAAAAAGCTGAAGACCGTAAACTGTTTGACGAAGCAATGCGTAAAATTGGTCTTGAATGTCCAAAAGCTGACATTGCCGAGTCAATGGAAGAAGCTTTAGAAATTCAAGCACGCTTTGGCTTCCCTGTAATTATCCGCCCTTCATTCACCATGGGTGGTTCAGGCGGTGGTATCGCTTACAACAAAGAAGAATTCATTGAAATCTGTGAACGCGGTTTCGATCTTTCTCCAACCAAACAATTATTGATCGATGAATCTTTAATTGGTTGGAAAGAATACGAGATGGAAGTTGTTCGTGACAAAAACGACAACTGTATCATTGTATGTACTATTGAAAACTTCGACCCAATGGGCGTGCACACAGGTGACTCAATCACTGTTGCGCCTGCTCAAACGCTTACAGACAAAGAATTCCAGTTACTTCGTAATGCATCTTTAGCTGTACTTCGTGAAATTGGTGTAGAAACGGGTGGTTCTAACGTTCAGTTCGGTATTTGCCCGAAAACTGGTCGTATGGTCGTGATCGAGATGAACCCACGTGTTTCTCGTTCTTCTGCCCTTGCATCTAAAGCAACTGGTTTCCCAATTGCGAAAATTGCGGCGAAATTGGCTGTAGGTTACACGCTTGATGAGTTGAAAAACGACATCACTGGCGGTACGACTCCTGCATCATTCGAACCTGCAATTGACTATGTAGTTACCAAGATTCCTCGTTTCAACTTCGAGAAATTCCCACAAGCTGACGCAACTTTAACTACACAGATGAAATCTGTGGGTGAAGTAATGGCAATTGGTCGTAACTTCCAAGAGTCTATGCAAAAAGCCCTTCGTGGTCTTGAAGTGGGCGCTTGTGGTTTTGACGAAAAAATCGAAGTGGGTACTGAAGGCGCACGTGAGAAAATCTTACAAGAGCTTAAAGTTCCAGGTCCAGAGCGTATTTGGTACGTGGGCGATGCATTCCGTCACGGTTTCACACTAGACGAAGTATTCGCTGCG is a window of Acinetobacter sp. ASP199 DNA encoding:
- the yhbY gene encoding ribosome assembly RNA-binding protein YhbY, producing the protein MASLSIQERKRLRQIGHALNPVVMLGDKGLTENVIEELERALNDHELIKVKVVAEDREARAVLITEIVEATGAEIVQTIGKIALLYKKAPKQNQKLSNLVRFAHLSN
- a CDS encoding DOMON-like domain-containing protein, which codes for MASYELNAFDRRFQAISLVGAIEQQGPSTLNVGFWLRDPNQYVLWPELVAAHPRQDFLWEQTCFEIFIGVKDEDFYREINLSPSQAWQAYQFEEYRYPEEMPPQAAYDIDLNQLKRTHYGLNVSLDLTDFMALNKLKWADLFLGLSAVLKTSQGDQYYAMHHSSPEADFHNKRDWLHVF
- the carA gene encoding glutamine-hydrolyzing carbamoyl-phosphate synthase small subunit, whose product is MSTPAILALADGTIFKGTSIGASGCTTGEVVFNTAMTGYQEILTDPSYAQQLVTLTYPHIGNTGCNEEDAESGRIHKVWANGLIIRDLPLLHSNFRAEQSLGEYLEQHNVVAIADIDTRRLTRILRDKGAQNGCILAGENITEEEALEKARAFGGLNGLDLAKECCDPEGFEWTEGSWTLGKGFAQPEFKFHVVAYDYGVKTNILRMLADRGCKLTVVPAQTPAADVLALNPDGVFLSNGPGDPAACDYAIEAVKTIVEDARNVPVFGICLGHQILALASGAKTVKMPHGHHGANHPVQNIETGTVMITSQNHGFAVDESTLPAALRVTHRSLFDGTNQGIHRTDKPAFSFQGHPEASPGPHDCAPLFDHFIELIEASKK